The Stenotrophomonas maltophilia genome includes a region encoding these proteins:
- the secF gene encoding protein translocase subunit SecF gives MKLFPLHILPNDTKIDFMRWRHVAMAVTIVVFLASVAIIGIKGFNYALDFTGGTLIEARFDKPVDVEQVRNKLEQSGFEGAQVQSVGGNTDLLIRLAPHGEHAPGTGDAAAEDKATAAAVVKALSSADNQATVLRNEFVGPQIGKDLAMNGLYATIFMLAGFLIYIAVRFEWKFAVTASIVAMFDLIVTVAYVSLLGREFDLTVLAGLLSVMGFAINDIIVVFDRVRENFRSLRVDSMEVLNRSINQTLSRTVITAVMFFLSALALYLYGGSSMEGLAETHMIGAVIVVLSSILVAVPMLTIGFLRVSKQDLLPKAKDVEALARRP, from the coding sequence ATGAAACTGTTTCCGCTGCACATCCTCCCGAACGACACCAAGATCGACTTCATGCGCTGGCGCCATGTCGCCATGGCAGTCACCATCGTGGTGTTCCTGGCCTCGGTCGCCATCATCGGCATCAAGGGCTTCAACTACGCGCTGGACTTCACCGGCGGCACCCTGATCGAAGCCCGCTTCGACAAGCCGGTGGACGTCGAGCAGGTCCGCAACAAGCTCGAGCAGAGTGGCTTCGAAGGCGCCCAGGTCCAGAGCGTCGGTGGCAACACCGACCTGCTGATCCGCCTGGCCCCGCACGGTGAGCATGCGCCGGGTACCGGTGACGCCGCCGCCGAGGACAAGGCCACTGCTGCCGCAGTAGTGAAGGCGCTGTCTTCTGCCGACAACCAGGCCACCGTGCTGCGCAACGAGTTCGTCGGCCCGCAGATCGGCAAGGACCTGGCGATGAATGGCCTGTACGCGACCATCTTCATGCTGGCCGGCTTCCTGATCTACATCGCGGTGCGCTTCGAGTGGAAGTTCGCGGTCACCGCCAGCATCGTGGCGATGTTCGACCTGATCGTGACGGTCGCTTACGTGTCCCTGCTGGGTCGTGAGTTCGACCTGACCGTGCTGGCCGGCCTGCTGTCGGTGATGGGCTTTGCGATCAACGACATCATCGTGGTCTTCGACCGCGTCCGCGAGAACTTCCGCAGCCTGCGCGTGGACTCGATGGAAGTGCTGAACCGTTCGATCAACCAGACGCTGTCGCGTACGGTGATCACCGCGGTGATGTTCTTCCTGTCGGCGCTGGCCCTGTACCTGTACGGCGGCAGCTCGATGGAAGGCCTGGCCGAGACGCACATGATCGGTGCGGTGATTGTGGTGCTGTCCTCGATCCTGGTGGCGGTGCCGATGCTGACGATCGGTTTCCTGCGTGTCAGCAAGCAGGACCTGCTGCCGAAGGCGAAGGACGTCGAGGCCCTGGCCCGTCGCCCGTAA
- the tgt gene encoding tRNA guanosine(34) transglycosylase Tgt: MSRLQFQLKTRDGRARRGRLTFPRGTVETPAFMPVGTYGSVKGILPDQVRALGAEIILGNTFHLYLRPGLDIIADHGGLHGFCRWDGPILTDSGGFQVFSLAHRRKITEQGVTFASPTDGARVFLGPEESMKIQKVLDSDVVMIFDECTPYPATEDVARRSMELSLRWAQRSRNAHDELGNDAALFGIVQGGVHTDLRSRSAEALQAIGFDGYAIGGLAVGEPEHERNAMLDHLDPELPSDRPRYLMGVGRPEDLVEGVARGVDMFDCVMPTRNARNGHYFTSFGTVRIRNSQYARDMGPIEPGCGCVACTGGYTRSYLRHLDRCNEMLAPMLGTLHNLFYYEKLMADIRAAIEAGTFLAFRESFYAARGAVAPPL; this comes from the coding sequence ATGTCCCGACTGCAGTTCCAGCTCAAGACCCGCGACGGCCGTGCCCGCCGTGGCCGCCTGACCTTCCCGCGTGGCACGGTGGAAACGCCGGCCTTCATGCCGGTGGGGACCTATGGCTCGGTCAAGGGCATCCTGCCGGACCAGGTGCGTGCGCTGGGCGCCGAGATCATCCTCGGCAATACCTTCCACCTGTACCTGCGCCCGGGCCTGGACATCATCGCCGACCACGGCGGCCTGCACGGCTTCTGCCGCTGGGATGGCCCGATCCTGACCGACTCCGGTGGCTTCCAGGTGTTCTCGCTGGCCCACCGCCGCAAGATCACCGAGCAGGGCGTGACCTTTGCCTCGCCCACCGACGGCGCCCGTGTGTTCCTGGGCCCGGAAGAGAGCATGAAGATCCAGAAGGTGCTCGATTCGGACGTGGTGATGATCTTCGACGAGTGCACCCCGTACCCGGCCACCGAGGATGTGGCGCGCCGGTCGATGGAGCTGAGCCTGCGCTGGGCCCAGCGCAGCCGCAACGCGCATGACGAGCTGGGCAATGACGCGGCCCTGTTCGGCATCGTCCAGGGCGGCGTGCACACCGACCTGCGCAGCCGCTCGGCCGAGGCCCTGCAGGCGATCGGCTTCGACGGCTATGCCATCGGCGGCCTGGCTGTGGGCGAGCCGGAGCACGAGCGCAACGCCATGCTCGACCACCTGGACCCGGAGCTGCCAAGCGACCGTCCGCGCTACCTGATGGGTGTGGGCCGGCCGGAGGACCTGGTCGAGGGTGTCGCACGTGGCGTGGACATGTTCGACTGCGTGATGCCCACCCGTAACGCCCGTAACGGCCACTATTTCACCTCGTTCGGCACCGTTCGCATCCGAAATTCCCAGTACGCGCGGGACATGGGCCCGATCGAGCCGGGCTGCGGCTGCGTGGCCTGCACCGGCGGTTACACGCGTTCCTACCTGCGCCACCTGGACCGCTGCAACGAGATGCTGGCGCCGATGCTCGGTACCCTGCACAACCTGTTCTATTACGAAAAGCTGATGGCCGACATCCGCGCGGCCATCGAGGCGGGAACCTTCCTGGCCTTCCGCGAGTCCTTCTACGCGGCACGCGGGGCGGTGGCCCCGCCCCTGTAA
- a CDS encoding pseudouridine synthase codes for MTLPSHLQLPPGHWPSLLDGLCARFPRIGRAQWQDRFARGRVQDAQGRALAPDMPWQVGLEIQYFREVADEPVIPFAETILHLDAHLLVADKPHFLPVTPAGGYVRETLLSRLVARTGNTELAPLHRLDRLTAGLVLFSTQAATRDAYQRLFRERRIEKTYEALAPALPGLAFPLQRDSRLVPGEPFFRMAEVPGEPNARSLIEPIEAEGPIWRYRLKPETGRKHQLRVHMAALGAPIEGDDLYPQLQSRPEGSAEPALQLLAQVLAFDDPLTGEPRRFSSQRRLCRMEQGG; via the coding sequence ATGACCCTGCCCAGCCACCTGCAGCTGCCCCCCGGCCACTGGCCCAGCCTGCTCGATGGCCTGTGCGCGCGTTTCCCGCGCATCGGTCGCGCGCAATGGCAGGACCGCTTCGCCCGAGGCCGTGTGCAGGATGCGCAGGGCAGGGCACTGGCGCCGGACATGCCCTGGCAGGTGGGGCTGGAAATCCAGTACTTCCGCGAGGTTGCCGACGAGCCGGTGATTCCCTTCGCCGAGACCATCCTGCATCTGGATGCGCACCTGCTGGTGGCCGACAAGCCGCACTTCCTACCGGTAACGCCGGCCGGTGGGTATGTGCGCGAAACCCTGCTGTCGCGCCTGGTCGCACGCACCGGCAACACCGAACTGGCGCCGTTGCACCGCCTGGATCGGCTGACCGCCGGCCTGGTGCTGTTCTCGACCCAGGCGGCCACGCGCGATGCCTATCAGCGGCTGTTCCGCGAGCGGCGCATCGAGAAGACCTATGAGGCGCTGGCACCGGCGCTGCCCGGGCTGGCGTTTCCGTTGCAGCGGGACAGCCGTCTGGTGCCGGGGGAGCCGTTCTTCCGCATGGCCGAAGTGCCGGGCGAGCCCAATGCGCGCAGCCTGATCGAGCCGATCGAGGCCGAAGGGCCGATCTGGCGCTACCGGCTGAAGCCGGAAACCGGTCGCAAGCACCAGCTGCGCGTGCATATGGCCGCGCTGGGCGCACCGATCGAGGGCGACGACCTTTACCCGCAGCTGCAGTCGCGGCCGGAGGGCAGCGCCGAGCCTGCACTGCAGCTGCTGGCACAGGTGCTGGCCTTCGATGATCCGCTGACCGGGGAACCGCGGCGGTTCAGCAGCCAGCGCCGCCTGTGCCGAATGGAGCAGGGCGGCTAG
- the yajC gene encoding preprotein translocase subunit YajC, with protein sequence MNLLAFLIPAAHAQAAGGQPQGMGLTTLLFPVILIAIMYFLMIRPQMKRQKEHKAMLEKIKRGDEVLTNGGIAGIVTDIGDNFITIEVADNVRIRVQKGAVGNVLPAGTLKSAQ encoded by the coding sequence ATGAACCTGCTTGCTTTCCTGATTCCCGCCGCCCACGCCCAGGCCGCCGGCGGCCAACCGCAGGGCATGGGCCTGACCACGCTGCTGTTCCCGGTCATCCTGATCGCCATCATGTACTTCCTGATGATCCGCCCGCAGATGAAGCGGCAGAAGGAGCACAAGGCCATGCTGGAGAAGATCAAGCGTGGCGATGAAGTGCTGACCAACGGCGGCATCGCCGGCATCGTCACCGACATCGGCGACAACTTCATCACCATTGAAGTGGCTGACAACGTGCGCATCCGCGTGCAGAAGGGCGCTGTCGGCAACGTGCTGCCGGCCGGTACCCTGAAGTCGGCCCAGTAA
- the fabV gene encoding enoyl-ACP reductase FabV, with amino-acid sequence MVIKPRVRGFICVTTHPTGCEAAVKQQIDYIRARPPIQNGPKRVLVIGASTGYGLAARITAAFGSGAATLGIFFERPGSESKPGTAGWYNSAAFHKYADEAGLYAKSINGDAFSDEVKAKTIEMIKADLGQVDQVVYSLAAPRRKHPKTGEVISSTLKPIGEPITLRGLDTDKEVITETTLQPATPEEIAGTVAVMGGEDWQMWIDALADAGVLANGCTTTAFTYVGEEITQAIYWNGSIGAAKKDLDTKVLGLREKLAKIGGDARVSVLKAVVTQASSAIPTMPLYLSLLFKVMKEKGTHEGCIEQLDVLYDILYGGKADGVAIDRLRHDLVDGDGHTVALVDEEGRLRADYKEMAADVQGKVVALWPQVTNENLYEISDLAGYKADFLRLFGFGVEGVDYEADVNPDVKIDNLVDMT; translated from the coding sequence ATGGTCATCAAACCGCGCGTCCGCGGCTTCATCTGCGTCACCACCCACCCGACCGGCTGCGAAGCCGCGGTCAAGCAGCAGATCGACTACATCCGCGCGCGTCCGCCGATCCAGAACGGCCCCAAGCGCGTGCTGGTGATCGGCGCCTCCACCGGCTACGGCCTGGCTGCGCGCATCACCGCTGCCTTCGGCAGCGGCGCCGCGACCCTGGGCATCTTCTTCGAGCGCCCGGGCAGCGAGAGCAAGCCGGGTACTGCGGGCTGGTACAACTCGGCTGCGTTCCACAAGTACGCCGACGAAGCCGGCCTGTACGCCAAGAGCATCAACGGCGATGCCTTCTCCGATGAAGTGAAGGCGAAGACCATCGAAATGATCAAGGCCGATCTCGGCCAGGTCGATCAGGTCGTCTACAGCCTGGCGGCGCCGCGTCGCAAGCACCCCAAGACCGGTGAAGTCATCAGCTCCACGCTGAAGCCGATCGGCGAGCCGATCACCCTGCGCGGCCTGGATACCGACAAGGAAGTAATCACGGAAACCACCCTGCAGCCGGCTACCCCGGAAGAGATCGCTGGCACCGTCGCGGTGATGGGTGGCGAAGACTGGCAGATGTGGATCGACGCGCTGGCCGACGCCGGCGTGCTGGCCAACGGCTGCACCACCACGGCCTTCACCTACGTGGGCGAAGAGATCACCCAGGCGATTTACTGGAACGGCTCGATCGGCGCCGCCAAGAAGGACCTGGACACCAAGGTGCTGGGCCTGCGCGAGAAGCTGGCGAAAATCGGCGGCGACGCGCGCGTGTCGGTGCTGAAGGCCGTGGTCACCCAGGCCAGCTCGGCCATTCCGACCATGCCGCTCTACCTGTCGCTCCTGTTCAAGGTGATGAAGGAAAAGGGCACCCACGAAGGCTGCATCGAGCAGCTGGACGTGCTGTACGACATCCTCTACGGCGGCAAGGCCGACGGCGTGGCGATCGATCGCCTGCGCCACGATCTGGTCGATGGCGATGGCCATACCGTCGCGCTGGTCGACGAGGAAGGCCGCCTGCGTGCCGACTACAAGGAAATGGCGGCAGACGTGCAGGGCAAGGTGGTCGCGCTGTGGCCGCAGGTCACCAACGAGAACCTGTACGAGATCAGCGACCTGGCCGGCTACAAGGCCGACTTCCTGCGCCTGTTCGGTTTTGGCGTGGAGGGTGTCGACTACGAGGCCGACGTCAATCCGGACGTGAAGATCGATAATCTGGTCGACATGACCTGA
- a CDS encoding EAL domain-containing response regulator, which translates to MQNANDITIRLLIVDDSGENAEAIVSTLRNSGIAVRPWRPQDAAELSQVLSSQAIDLVLASPSQGIPLPLVAQHIAASGKDIPLVLLADRIDEDELVQASSHGIRALALRQRSEHLLAVVRDQWVDLQARRGLRRIEAQMRETERRCDALIASSRDPIAYVHEGMHIRANDAYLEMFGYEQFDDIEGISLLDMVAAQHVEGFKQLLKGLSRGEAPPPQYQLDARHEDGSTFAATMEFTAATYEGESCLQVVLRRRMEFDPELAREVEDLRQRDQVTGLLNRPTFMLQLESAVAQAGRSEGQFGLLLIEPDHYARLLPDIGLASADALIGALAGLLAEVVGEDAQLARFGEHNFAVLQAGPYAQTVALAERIREAYAAHVFSIGARSATVTVSIGGVQVGEKIASIGQVLARASECTHAAAELGNTCRIFDPAAADRVEEERVLRWVTRIREALAGDGFQLHYQPVLNLQGEPLELYEAYLRLEHNGELLSPTAFLGIAEEYGLLAEINRWVVSQAIAVLGQRARQGHATQVLVKVTPESFDDPEMIATLRRELQTQGVPCERLWLHAPEAKVFTHLRSAQQFLAEVAPLGCRIGLEQFGSGLDSFQLLAHFQPQFLKLDRGFTSDLAATRENIDRISQITARAQEAGIRTIAEFVSDANSMTLLFSAGVDYVQGDFVGPALPEMGFEFG; encoded by the coding sequence ATGCAGAACGCGAACGACATCACCATCCGCCTGCTGATCGTCGATGACAGCGGCGAGAATGCCGAAGCCATCGTCAGCACGCTGCGCAACAGCGGCATCGCGGTGCGCCCTTGGCGTCCGCAGGATGCGGCCGAGCTGTCCCAGGTGCTGTCCAGCCAGGCCATCGACCTGGTGCTGGCGTCCCCCTCGCAAGGCATCCCGCTGCCGCTGGTGGCCCAGCACATCGCCGCCAGCGGCAAGGACATTCCGCTGGTGCTGCTGGCCGATCGCATCGACGAGGACGAGCTGGTGCAGGCCAGCAGCCACGGCATCCGTGCCCTCGCCCTGCGCCAGCGCTCCGAGCATCTGTTGGCCGTGGTCCGCGACCAATGGGTGGACCTGCAGGCCCGTCGCGGCCTGCGCCGCATCGAAGCGCAGATGCGCGAGACCGAGCGCCGCTGCGATGCGCTGATCGCCTCTTCGCGCGATCCCATCGCCTACGTGCACGAAGGCATGCACATCCGTGCCAACGATGCCTACCTGGAAATGTTCGGCTACGAGCAGTTCGACGACATCGAAGGCATCTCGCTGCTGGACATGGTCGCCGCGCAGCATGTGGAAGGCTTCAAGCAGCTGCTGAAGGGCCTGAGCCGTGGCGAGGCGCCGCCGCCGCAGTACCAGCTCGATGCCCGCCACGAGGATGGCAGTACGTTCGCGGCAACCATGGAATTCACCGCCGCCACCTACGAAGGCGAATCCTGCCTGCAGGTGGTGCTTCGCCGCCGCATGGAGTTCGATCCGGAGCTGGCCCGCGAGGTCGAGGACCTGCGCCAGCGCGATCAGGTCACGGGCCTGCTCAACCGCCCGACCTTCATGCTGCAGCTGGAAAGCGCAGTGGCACAGGCCGGGCGCAGCGAAGGCCAGTTCGGCCTGCTGCTGATCGAGCCGGACCACTACGCGCGCCTGCTGCCGGACATCGGCCTGGCCTCGGCCGACGCGCTGATCGGCGCCCTTGCCGGCCTGCTGGCCGAGGTCGTTGGCGAGGACGCGCAGCTGGCCCGCTTCGGCGAACACAATTTCGCCGTGCTGCAGGCCGGGCCCTACGCGCAGACCGTGGCACTGGCCGAGCGCATCCGCGAAGCGTATGCAGCGCATGTGTTCAGCATCGGCGCGCGCTCGGCCACGGTGACGGTCAGCATCGGTGGCGTGCAGGTGGGCGAGAAGATCGCCAGCATCGGCCAGGTGCTCGCACGCGCCAGCGAGTGCACGCATGCCGCCGCCGAACTGGGCAATACCTGCCGCATCTTCGACCCGGCTGCGGCCGACCGCGTCGAGGAAGAACGCGTGCTGCGCTGGGTCACCCGTATCCGTGAAGCACTGGCCGGCGACGGCTTCCAGCTGCACTACCAGCCGGTGCTGAACCTGCAGGGCGAGCCGCTGGAGCTGTACGAGGCCTACCTGCGCCTGGAGCACAACGGCGAACTGCTGAGCCCGACCGCGTTCCTGGGCATCGCCGAGGAGTACGGCCTGCTGGCGGAGATCAACCGCTGGGTGGTTTCGCAGGCCATCGCCGTACTGGGTCAGCGCGCACGCCAGGGCCACGCCACCCAGGTACTGGTGAAGGTAACGCCGGAATCGTTCGACGACCCCGAGATGATCGCCACCCTGCGGCGCGAGCTGCAGACGCAGGGCGTGCCCTGCGAACGGCTGTGGCTGCATGCGCCGGAAGCGAAGGTGTTCACCCACCTGCGCAGTGCGCAGCAGTTCCTTGCCGAAGTGGCGCCACTGGGCTGCCGCATCGGGCTGGAGCAGTTCGGTTCGGGATTGGACTCGTTCCAGCTGCTCGCCCACTTCCAGCCACAGTTCCTCAAGCTGGACCGCGGTTTCACCAGCGATCTGGCGGCCACCCGCGAGAACATCGACCGCATCAGCCAGATCACCGCACGCGCGCAGGAGGCCGGCATCCGCACCATCGCCGAGTTCGTCAGCGACGCCAATTCGATGACCCTGCTGTTCAGTGCCGGCGTGGATTACGTGCAGGGCGATTTCGTCGGCCCGGCGCTGCCGGAGATGGGGTTCGAGTTCGGGTGA
- the secD gene encoding protein translocase subunit SecD, protein MLEFPRWKYVVILIVLALSALYALPNIYQKDPALQITANRGGQIDDALRDRVLADLKTAGVTPVGVEKEGESLIVRLPDLKAQSAASDALRDTVGEKYTVALNLASTVPDWLANLGGRPMVLGLDLQGGVHFVLQVDQKAALDKRLDAYTEDVRSTLRDARIAYQSVERRADNSIVANLSPSAGDDAAQRARAALVKAQPTLGYDVSGNRITVTVPETEIAQIANGAIEQNINTLRNRVNQLGVAEPIIQRQGADRVVVQLPGVQDTAEAKRMIGATATLEYRAVVEGNAQDAIDSGRIPPEAKVYQRRDGGGPILLNKRVIVTGDQMVGAQAVTDSTSGAPAVSVTLNNVGGQRMFDFTSANVNKPMAVVYTERVPTVTLVDGQEVRGFKVNEEVISVANINGVFGKNFQTTGLQKKEADDLAKLLKSGSLAAPMDFVEERVVGPSLGAENVKNGMRAVVFAFLFTLVFFSVYYRMFGVITSAAMLFNLLIVVAVMSLFGATMTLPGFAGLALSVGLSVDANVLINERIREELRAGVPGKTAIVTGYERASGTILDANLTGLIVGVALFAFGTGPLKGFALTMIIGIFASMFTAITVSRALATLIYGRRKKLQNVAI, encoded by the coding sequence ATGCTCGAATTTCCACGCTGGAAGTACGTCGTCATCCTGATCGTACTGGCGCTCAGCGCGCTGTACGCGCTGCCCAACATCTACCAGAAGGACCCGGCCCTCCAGATCACCGCCAACCGTGGCGGGCAGATCGACGATGCGCTGCGCGACCGTGTGCTGGCCGACCTGAAGACGGCCGGTGTCACCCCCGTCGGTGTCGAGAAGGAAGGGGAAAGCCTGATTGTCCGCCTGCCGGACCTGAAGGCGCAGTCCGCTGCCAGCGACGCCCTGCGCGACACGGTCGGCGAAAAGTACACCGTGGCCCTGAACCTGGCCTCGACCGTGCCGGACTGGCTGGCCAACCTCGGCGGTCGCCCGATGGTGCTGGGCCTGGACCTGCAGGGTGGTGTGCACTTCGTGCTGCAAGTCGACCAGAAGGCCGCCCTCGACAAGCGCCTGGACGCCTACACCGAAGACGTGCGCAGCACCCTGCGTGACGCGCGCATCGCGTACCAGTCGGTGGAGCGTCGCGCGGACAACAGCATCGTGGCCAACCTCAGCCCGTCCGCCGGTGATGACGCCGCACAGCGTGCCCGTGCGGCGCTGGTGAAGGCGCAGCCGACGCTCGGCTACGACGTCAGCGGCAACCGAATCACGGTGACCGTGCCGGAGACCGAGATCGCGCAGATCGCCAATGGCGCCATCGAGCAGAACATCAACACCCTGCGCAACCGCGTGAACCAGCTCGGCGTCGCCGAGCCGATCATCCAGCGCCAGGGTGCCGACCGCGTGGTCGTGCAGCTGCCCGGCGTGCAGGACACTGCCGAAGCCAAGCGCATGATCGGCGCCACCGCCACCCTGGAATACCGCGCGGTGGTCGAGGGCAATGCCCAGGACGCCATCGACTCCGGCCGCATCCCGCCGGAAGCGAAGGTCTATCAGCGCCGTGACGGCGGCGGTCCGATCCTGCTGAACAAGCGCGTGATCGTCACCGGCGACCAGATGGTCGGCGCGCAGGCGGTGACCGACTCCACCAGCGGTGCCCCGGCGGTCAGCGTGACGCTGAACAACGTCGGCGGCCAGCGCATGTTCGACTTCACCAGCGCCAACGTGAACAAGCCGATGGCGGTGGTGTATACCGAACGCGTGCCGACCGTGACCCTGGTTGACGGCCAGGAAGTGCGTGGCTTCAAGGTCAACGAGGAAGTGATCTCGGTGGCCAACATCAACGGCGTGTTCGGCAAGAACTTCCAGACCACCGGCCTGCAGAAGAAGGAAGCCGACGACCTGGCCAAGCTGCTGAAGTCCGGCTCGCTGGCCGCGCCGATGGACTTCGTCGAAGAGCGTGTGGTCGGCCCGAGCCTCGGCGCCGAGAACGTCAAGAACGGCATGCGCGCAGTGGTGTTCGCGTTCCTGTTCACCCTGGTGTTCTTCAGCGTGTACTACCGCATGTTCGGCGTGATCACCTCGGCAGCGATGCTGTTCAACCTGCTGATCGTGGTGGCGGTGATGTCGCTGTTTGGCGCGACCATGACCCTGCCGGGCTTCGCCGGCCTGGCGTTGTCGGTGGGCCTGTCGGTGGACGCCAACGTGCTGATCAACGAGCGTATCCGTGAAGAGCTGCGTGCCGGCGTGCCGGGCAAGACCGCGATTGTGACCGGTTACGAGCGTGCCTCGGGCACCATTCTCGACGCCAACCTGACCGGCCTGATCGTCGGTGTGGCGCTGTTCGCATTCGGTACCGGTCCGCTGAAGGGCTTCGCACTGACCATGATCATCGGTATTTTCGCCTCCATGTTCACCGCGATCACCGTGTCGCGTGCGCTGGCGACGCTGATCTACGGCCGTCGCAAGAAGCTCCAGAACGTGGCCATCTGA
- a CDS encoding BaiN/RdsA family NAD(P)/FAD-dependent oxidoreductase: MSTIRCDVVVIGAGAAGLMTAITAGQRGRQVQVIDHANKVGKKILMSGGGRCNFTNTGTTPANFLSANPHFCKSALARYTPWHFIELVSKHGIAYHEKELGQLFCDISSKQIVKMLVDECQAAGAQIRTECSVQRIEHGSDGFRVHTTQGLFHCASLVVATGGLSIPSMGATGFGYEIARQFGHQVLPTRAGLVPLTLSGKHQERLADLSGVALPIEARCNGKSFQNFMLLTHRGVSGPAILQISSFWQPGDALELDLLPGQDAGEWLRQMKRERPAAELRTVLAEVLPKRLAQRLCEHWLPDRPVRQLDEPVLRQAAQLLGAFPLVASGTEGYRTAEVTLGGVDTAEVSSSTMESKRVPGLHFVGEVLDVTGWLGGYNFQWAWASGHAAGGVV; this comes from the coding sequence ATGAGCACGATCCGTTGCGACGTGGTGGTCATCGGCGCCGGCGCGGCCGGGCTGATGACCGCGATCACGGCTGGCCAGCGCGGCCGCCAGGTGCAGGTGATCGACCATGCCAACAAGGTCGGCAAGAAGATCCTGATGTCCGGCGGTGGCCGCTGCAACTTCACCAACACCGGCACCACCCCGGCCAACTTCCTGTCGGCCAACCCGCACTTCTGCAAATCGGCGCTGGCGCGCTACACGCCCTGGCACTTCATCGAGCTGGTCAGCAAGCACGGCATCGCCTATCACGAAAAGGAGCTGGGCCAGCTGTTCTGCGACATCTCGTCCAAGCAGATCGTGAAGATGCTGGTGGACGAATGCCAGGCGGCCGGTGCCCAGATCCGCACCGAATGCAGCGTGCAGCGCATCGAGCACGGCAGCGACGGGTTCCGCGTGCACACCACGCAGGGCCTGTTCCACTGCGCCTCGCTGGTGGTTGCCACCGGCGGCCTGTCGATTCCGAGCATGGGCGCCACCGGCTTTGGCTACGAGATTGCCCGCCAGTTCGGCCATCAGGTGCTGCCGACCCGCGCCGGGCTGGTGCCGCTGACGCTCAGCGGCAAGCACCAGGAACGGCTGGCTGATCTGAGTGGTGTCGCCCTGCCGATCGAGGCGCGCTGCAACGGCAAGAGCTTCCAGAACTTCATGCTGCTGACCCATCGCGGCGTGAGCGGCCCGGCGATCCTGCAGATCTCCTCGTTCTGGCAACCCGGCGATGCGCTGGAGCTGGACCTGCTGCCCGGCCAGGATGCCGGCGAGTGGCTGCGCCAGATGAAGCGCGAGCGTCCGGCCGCCGAGCTGCGCACGGTGCTGGCCGAGGTACTGCCGAAGCGGCTGGCGCAGCGCCTGTGCGAGCACTGGCTGCCCGACCGGCCTGTGCGCCAGCTGGACGAGCCGGTGCTGCGCCAGGCCGCGCAGCTGCTGGGCGCGTTCCCGCTGGTGGCCAGCGGCACCGAGGGCTATCGCACCGCCGAAGTCACCCTGGGCGGCGTGGATACCGCTGAGGTGTCGTCCTCGACAATGGAATCCAAGCGCGTACCCGGCCTGCATTTCGTCGGCGAGGTGCTGGATGTGACCGGCTGGCTGGGCGGCTACAACTTCCAGTGGGCCTGGGCCAGCGGCCACGCGGCCGGTGGCGTGGTGTGA
- a CDS encoding YaeQ family protein, which yields MALTATIRKAELQISDMDRGYYATHNLTLAQHPSETDERLMVRLLAFALNAGDRLEFGRGLSTDDEPDLWEHDYTGDILQWIDLGHPDESRIRKASNRSRQVQVVNYGGNASEIWWGKQGKGLARFDNLSVVDLDGAFVELWGQQIQRAMRWSVLIQDGEVQLLNDQMQLDVVPNWRKRAKA from the coding sequence ATGGCTCTTACCGCCACCATCCGCAAGGCCGAACTGCAGATCAGCGACATGGATCGCGGCTACTACGCGACCCACAACCTGACCCTGGCCCAGCACCCGTCCGAGACCGACGAACGATTGATGGTGCGCCTGCTCGCCTTCGCGCTGAACGCCGGCGACCGCCTGGAATTCGGCCGCGGCCTGAGTACCGACGATGAGCCGGACCTGTGGGAACACGACTACACCGGCGACATCCTGCAATGGATCGACCTGGGCCATCCCGACGAATCCCGCATCCGCAAGGCCAGCAACCGCAGCCGGCAGGTGCAGGTGGTCAATTACGGCGGCAACGCCTCGGAGATCTGGTGGGGCAAGCAGGGCAAGGGCCTGGCGCGCTTCGACAACCTGTCGGTGGTTGACCTCGATGGTGCCTTCGTCGAACTGTGGGGCCAGCAGATCCAGCGCGCGATGCGCTGGAGCGTGCTGATCCAGGACGGTGAAGTGCAGCTGCTCAACGATCAGATGCAGCTCGACGTGGTCCCGAACTGGCGCAAGCGCGCCAAGGCATGA